The window AGGAGCCCCGTCAGCTGCAGAGCCCTGTGGGCAATACTTGGGGTCGTAGATCTGCCGCCCCAGTCCGAAGACCTGGCCGCTCTGGTTGGCGCCCTGTGTGTAGCCCATCTGCAGGGACATGGAAGAGTTGTCGCACTTGTCGGTGCCCAGCTTGGTGTCATAGATGTGCCTGCGGGTCCCTGGAGCCGTCATGCCCACCTGGAGACGGGGGGAGGGCAAGTGGGGCTCAGAAGGAAGGGTTAACCCCTTCAGTGCACTCCCTGCAACTCTAAACGGCTTCCACAGCTTAAGGcaaaaacattttgtttcttcaagccttaatctagggctggagagatggctcagtggttaagagcactgactgctcttccagaggtcctgagttcaattcccaacaaccacgtggtggctcacaatcatctgtaatgtgatctgacgccctcttctggtgtgcgcccaaagacagctgcagtgtactcatatacatagctCCAGGCTATGTAGTCAGGCCTCATCTCAAACCCAGCCTTCTacccaaaaataaaatgaaatacaactTTTTGTCCACGCCTTAGCACCAATGTCCCACTATCTCCTTCTGAGGTCCCCCAAAACCTCAGGGACACACCCATTCAACTTAACAAAAAGGTTAGAGTACCAGATGGAGGTGGGCgttttggggaaactgaggcacagagtaGGGCCGTCACTTCTACAAGCACGCACAGCGAGGAAGAACTAGAATCAAGGCTAGAATCCCCCAGGACTGATGGGGAGTCATGACTGGGGTGCCGGGTGGGACCCACCTGGCTGGCACACTTATTGGTGCCCATCTGGAGGCTTATGGTGCAGTGGTCCATGGGAGGCAGGATGTGGTTCTTGGGGTCATAGAGATGTCTCCTGGTACCATAGGCTGTCATGCCAGACTGGCTGGCACATTTGTTGGTGCCCATCTGCAGGGGGCGGGAGGGGGTTAGAGTGTTGCCGCCAGGCTCCAAGCCTTCCCTGAAGTTCAAGGGGTCAGGGCCCTGTCCAGGCTCTGGGACCGACCTGCAGCCCAATGACACACTGGCCGGCCTTCATGGTGGCATCGTCAAAGTTCCTCTCCTGTTTCTCTGAATATTTGACCCCGATGTCCACACCACTCTGCAGCCCCTTGGTCTTGGCCTGGATGGGGGTAAGGGGAGCCACCAGTGGATACAATCGCCACCCCCAGGTGTCTGGCCCTGCCTGGAACCTTCAAGTCCACTATAGGGACTTCTTACCACCTCTCCAATTTCTTGTTGAAAGGTGGTACATTCTGGACAGCAaattctccctcctccccagaggCAGGCGtggtgacttttgtttgtttgtttgtttgttttttcctgagacagggtttctctgtgtagccctggctgtcctggaactcactttgtagaccaggctggcctcgaactcagaaatccacctgcctctgcctcccaagtgctgggattaaaggcgtgcgccaccaccgcccggctaaataaataaatcttaaaacaaacaaacaaccaaaaacaaaaaaacaaaaaacaaaaaacaaaaaacaagccgggcggtggtggcgcacgcctttaatcccagcacttgggaggcagaggcaggtggatttctgagttcgaggccagcctggtctacagattgagttccaggacagccagggctacacagagaaaccctgtctcaggaaaaaacaaaaaacaaacaaacaaacaaacaaaaagatttatttattttaggtatacgAGTtgtaccattgctctcttcagacacaccagaagagggcatcagatcccattacagatggttgtgagccaccatgtggttgctgggatttgaactcaggacttctgggggagcagacagtgctcttaactgctgagtcatctctccagtctgtttggttgttttttgtttgtttgttttgttttgttttgtttggacacagggtctcactatggagccctggctgtcctggaacttgatctgtaaagctggctggcctcgaactctgagattcacctcctctccctccccagtgctgggattaaaagtgtgggccaCCTTGCCAGGCTGGAATGACCTGTGTGGGTCTGGTTCCTTACTCCTTGACACCAGTCCTCTCCCTAGGTGGCCCTGGGCTGCCCTCTCCCTAGGTAGCCCTGGGCTGTCCACCCAGACCTTACCTTTCccgccagagcaagcagagacacTTGCACCTGTGTCATATTCCCGCTCTCGAACAGGTCATTGGCTTCAAACAGGTCCACAGGGTTCATGCCATAGCTGACCATGGCCTTGATGAAGTTGGAGAGGTTTTCTAGCTGGAAGGGAGCAAGGGAACGGTGGTGATCTGGGATCACTGACTACACACAGGCTGGGCAGGCTGTGTCCCCTGTTCTCCCATCTGCTCGCCAGCCCCTCACCTGGTGCCAGTTCTGCATAGAGCGGTTGATTTTGGGGACGGAGCCCGGCTGCAGCTTGTTCATGAGTCTGGGAAGAGATGACCCAGGACCTTCCATTGGTGTCCTGACCTCAGCAAGCTCATGCCTTTCCAGGAAACCTCAACGCCTCcacccagcctcagtttccctttacCCACCAcacaatgctgctgctgctggatgcTAGGAATGTAATCTTAAAACACGGAGTTTGGGGGAAATCTGAGATTttgaatacaattttttttcatgtgcacAATTGTGGAATAGCCGAACAAGTGCATAGCACACAAGATGGAGAGATTTCCAGAAGCACTATTCACTGAAGCAGGAAAGAGAAACCTAGGGTAGGAATGCTAAGAGCTAGGGTGTTCAGAGAAtgcaagaaagcaaagaaacatcAGACCAGGACAGAGATGCGACCAGAAACCAAGCAAAACAGCAAGAAAAGGCAAGGAGGGGCTGGACAGAGGGGCTTAAGAGCCTCAGGGCTTAAGGCTGATTGTTGCTCCAGGCCCTGGaatcagtttccagcacccatgtcagaacGACCGGCTCCAGGGGATTGGAgcgcgccctcttctggcctctgaggaaaGTGCAATCATGTGCACAtagacaggggtgggggggtagaagaggtggaggagtggaggggtggggagcaggaaAGGGGGgaacatgcacagacacaaataaaaaatgaagtaagccctaaataataaaataagaagacaACACAGTGAGCAAAGAGATTGAACAACAAAAGAGAGACCatgcaataagacaagaaaaaacaaaacaaaacaaaacagaaacatacaACCATACAACATACAACATACAACAGCCATGCATCGAGGAGAGCTCAGGGTGATGTCTGTGTGAGATGATAAACACTCACGTGCATAGGATAACCCCATCTTTCAGACCCTTCTGGAAGTCAGGGCCAATAGAGAGGCCTGTGAGTCCCTCTATCCAGCTTCGGAGTTCGGCTTCCTTCTGGGGGTCATATTTGGACAGGAGCTGGAGAAGCAAAGAACTAGGGCTAAAGTGGGGCACAGACACACCCTGTAGGAATGGCCTCATAGATGAGGCAGACACAGCCGGGCAAGAAGAGCGTCAGGAAGCCCAGGCTGTGGCCACCTCCTGCCGCCACCTCCATTAGAGCAGGATGACACGTGTCGCCTTGgtgtgctggggatgaaaccagCACTCTGTGCATGCTAAGTCAGCACTGTACACCAGCTCGGCTACCGGCCCAACGCCAGTCCCTCCTTACTTCCTATAGGCAGAGGGCTTCGCATCGGGCTGAGGGCAACCTCCAGAAGGTTCTCCTGACACAGAAGAGACCTATTCCTCTTCGTGGCTGAGCAGCAGTCCAGCTGGCCGACCTCCCCAGGAGGCCCGCCCCACTGTACATACTCATTTCCCACCTGTGGCAGCACCCGCACCGGGAGTCCCGTGCCCCGTGATCCCGATACAGACTTCCTTCATGTTCTCTTGGCAGCAGGAGAGTTGCCCTGTGTGGGCCCAGTGAAGAAACCTCCGCtctcctggcctcagtttccccatttctttttttttccctttctttctctctttctctttctttttcttttctttcttttttttttgagacagggtttctctgccctgtcctggaactcactctgtagaccaccaagcctcaaactcagaaatccgcctgcctctgtcagGATTCAAGGAGtgcagtctttctttttttcttttttaaatatttactttatgtgcattagtgCTTTCTCTGATTTATGTCTGTGTGACGGTGTCAGATTTTTGAGttacagttgtaagctgtcatgaggttgctgggaattgaatctgggtccttcagaagagaagtcagtgctcgccaccatctctccagccgccagttttccttttcttatctgGACCGATTTGTGTAAGAGTCCGGTGTCAGGagccccctttccccttcctgtcTTTGAAAACTCTTTGAAGTGGGATTAGCTGGGTGCAGGAGTGGCGGGGCCAGCTGCTCCCACGACTAGGAGCCACCCTGTCCCACAGGAATAAGCAGGGACAGCCCAGAGGGGAGCAGGGGTCGGCCAGGGACGCCAAGCATGCCTGGTCCAGCTGTGCCACGTCCCTGGCCACTCTGAGGACCAAGGAGGAGGGCAGGGTCCCAGTCCCGCCCGCTGCGgccacctccctcccccactgcccttCAGCGCATTCCTGCCTGATGGCCACAAACTACCAGGAATGCGGTGGCCTCCCGGGTCTAAATCAAGACCAGCTGTTCCCCAGTGGCCAGGCTCTTCAACCGGACAGACCAAAGCCCCACCGGATATGGGCCAGCCAGGGGGTAAACTGAGGCAGTAGGTCAGGCAGAAAAGTCTCTGGATCCCCGGTCCTAGTGGAAGATGCAACCCTTCTGTGACCCCTGGAGGCTGCTCGAGGTCATTCTTTCCCAGCTCCACAGTCAGAGGGAATCTGAGAGCTCATCCCCTGTGTAGCAAGTGCTGACCTGTCCCTGGCCCCACCCAGCTCCTAAAGCTCTATCCTCGggactttcttcattctttctttcacctTCTCTGTTCCAGGGAGGTGTCCAGCCCGCCTAGTAGGAATTGGGCAGGGTCGTCAGACTTGCACATGCTGTGTGTCTCTGGGGAGCTAGAACAACCTCTCTGAGCCTGGGGGCTGAGGATAGCAACACGGGTGGCATGAGGTAGGCACGCCTCTCAAGTCTCTGGTGGGAACCTGGCAGGTGCCAGACGGAGGTGGGTCAGACTGGTAGCTTCAGCCTGCCTAGGCAGGTTGCTCGGCTTTGCTGACTGTGAAGTTTGCATTCTCAGgtgctaggtgtgtgtgtgtgtgtgtgtgtgtgtggttggcgTATCGATCTGGAAGGTTCCAGGATGTCAGGCCCGAGCCCTGATCAGTGTCTCCCTCATCAGCTCGGCACACCCTGCTGTGTGGCTCTCCAGATGTCCGTCTGACCCTGGTGACTTCACTGTTCTCCTGCGTTCGAGGCTCCTCTTAGTGAGCCCTTCCCC is drawn from Mastomys coucha isolate ucsf_1 unplaced genomic scaffold, UCSF_Mcou_1 pScaffold4, whole genome shotgun sequence and contains these coding sequences:
- the Cnn2 gene encoding calponin-2, which produces MSSTQFNKGPSYGLSAEVKNRLLSKYDPQKEAELRSWIEGLTGLSIGPDFQKGLKDGVILCTLMNKLQPGSVPKINRSMQNWHQLENLSNFIKAMVSYGMNPVDLFEANDLFESGNMTQVQVSLLALAGKVRFQAGPDTWGWRLYPLVAPLTPIQAKTKGLQSGVDIGVKYSEKQERNFDDATMKAGQCVIGLQMGTNKCASQSGMTAYGTRRHLYDPKNHILPPMDHCTISLQMGTNKCASQVGMTAPGTRRHIYDTKLGTDKCDNSSMSLQMGYTQGANQSGQVFGLGRQIYDPKYCPQGSAADGAPVGGDSQGEAPEEAKLMQESCGPFKKPGSERRAVVPPPPMAKSPE